In the genome of Cryptomeria japonica chromosome 8, Sugi_1.0, whole genome shotgun sequence, one region contains:
- the LOC131071138 gene encoding 2-oxoglutarate-dependent dioxygenase DAO-like produces the protein MASSLENEVHLPLIDISEFQLELERGGPNNLQNHYSVASVREACKEWGIFRLVNHSIPQNLLQQIESVSHQFFSVPAETKERAAACNTNNGYTKFATNEIVCFSDLPNSNSVPGVCERIWPLPDEETATTCRETVGTYASALLDLAQTTTKIILASLGLDVDTFYHSDFEKNTGNLVLNHYSCDGRISLEEAAMVPHTDPCCFTILYQANQGGLQIRSKEGKWLNVKPLPNSFVVFIADSLKVWTNGIYCSADHRVVYSGWKDRISVALLIYFPHEKEIWAPGELVDGDQKRLYRPFTFTQMLEEFVKSWASTEQKSTFIDRFAGL, from the exons ATGGCTTCCTCGCTTGAAAATGAGGTCCATCTCCCTCTTATTGACATTTCTGAATTTCAGTTGGAGTTAGAAAGAGGAGGACCAAACAATCTACAAAACCATTACAGCGTCGCAAGCGTTAGAGAAGCTTGCAAAGAATGGGGAATTTTCCGCCTTGTAAACCACAGCATTCCACAAAATCTGCTACAACAGATTGAATCTGTTTCTCATCAATTCTTTTCCGTGCCAGCAGAAACTAAAGAAAGGGCCGCTGCATGCAACACAAACAATGGATATACTAAGTTTGCAACGAACGAGATAGTTTGCTTCAGTGACTTACCCAACTCGAATTCAGTGCCGGGGGTCTGTGAAAGGATATGGCCACTTCCGGATGAGGAAACGGCAACAACATG CCGCGAGACAGTTGGAACATATGCCTCAGCGCTGTTAGATCTCGCCcaaacaaccaccaaaatcatTCTTGCAAGCTTGGGTTTGGACGTGGACACGTTCTACCATTCCGATTTTGAGAAAAACACAGGTAACCTTGTTCTAAACCACTATTCATGTGATGGAAGAATATCTCTAGAGGAGGCAGCTATGGTGCCTCATACAGATCCGTGTTGTTTTACAATCCTTTACCAAGCCAATCAAGGGGGTCTACAGATTAGATCCAAGGAAGGGAAGTGGTTGAATGTGAAGCCTCTGCCCAATTCATTTGTTGTCTTTATAGCTGACTCCCTTAAG GTATGGACAAATGGAATCTATTGTAGTGCGGATCATCGAGTTGTTTACAGTGGATGGAAAGATCGAATATCGGTGGCCCTCTTAATTTACTTTCCTCATGAGAAGGAAATATGGGCTCCAGGGGAGCTTGTGGATGGCGATCAGAAGCGGCTGTACAGACCTTTCACTTTTACCCAGATGCTAGAGGAATTTGTGAAGAGTTGGGCGTCTACCGAACAAAAATCTACTTTCATTGATCGATTTGCTGGTTTGTAG